AACGAGAACGTGGAGCCGTCGCCGCGCGACGACGTGACCGTGATGGCGCTGCCGTGCGCCTCGACGATCTCCTTCGCGATCGCCAGCCCGAGGCCCGTGCCCCGGGTCGCGCGCGACTGGTCGGCCCGGTAGAAGCGGTCGAACAGGTGCGGCACCGCGTCCGGGTCGATGCCGGGCCCGCGGTCAGTGACCGACAGCCGGACCCGGCCGGCCGCGAGCGCGGCGCTCATCGTCACCGTCTCGCCGGTCGCCGAGTGCTTGACGGCATTGTCCACGAAGCCGAGGAGGACCTGCATGATGCGGTCCCGGTCGCAGTCCGCCTCGAGCGGACCGTCGGGCGACTCGACCGCCAGCGCGACGCCGCGGCGGTCCGCGAGCGGCTGCATCACGGTCGCGAGCTCCTCGAGCATCTCCACCACCGGCACGGGCTCGCGTGCGAGCCTGAGGCTGCCGCCCTCGAGTTGGGCCAGCGTGAGCAGGTCGGCCACGAGGCGCCCGAGGCGCTCGACCTCCTGCGACATCGTCTTGAGGAAGTCGTCGCGCACCTCGGCGTCGTCCTTGGCGCCGCCGGTCAGCAGCTCGAGCAGGCCCTGGAGCGCGGCGATGGGGGTGCGCATCTCGTGGCTCGCGTCGGCGACGAAGCGGCGCTGGGCCTCCTCGATGCGCTTCTGCTCGGTGACGTCGCCCATGAGCAGGACCGCGCCGTCGGCGTGTCCATCGGCCGGGTCGATGGGCGTTCCGTGCAGCAGCACGGTGCGCTCGCCGAGGACCGCGGTCGCCGAGACGCGGTTGCCTGCCAGCGCGTTGTCCACCACGTCGAGGATGACCGGGTTACGGGTGAGGTCGGTGACCCGGCCGCCCACAAGTCCCTCGCGGTCCTCCGGCAGACCGAACAGGATCGCGGCCTCGGGGTTGATCACGCGCACGGTGCCTGCGGCGTCGAATGCCACCACGCCCTCGGCGAGCGACTCGACGACCGTGGCGATCTCCTGCTCGCGCTCGCGCAGCGCGGAGAACGCCTCACCGAGCTTGGCGGCCATGCGGTTGTACGACTCGGCGAGCTCGTGGATCTCGTCGGGCACCAGCCCGGTCGCCAGCCGCTGGTCGAAGTCGCCGTCCGCGATGGCGGCGGCCGCCTCCGACATCCTGCGCACGCGCCTGCCGATG
This is a stretch of genomic DNA from Actinomycetota bacterium. It encodes these proteins:
- a CDS encoding HAMP domain-containing protein, giving the protein MPRLGRSSVRLWQTELFVIVIVVAIVVLSVSLSQGLQRTLTQLGETEQLTDASALASQVSPEFPLTVESRQRMRDRMREFRAIYGDDVWVYDVDGTVLDSVGTGGPGEAVLEQARVRGLADSPPYSHMDLVADGWVIAAKAVYDRDGRRAATVVIASPVTDTLSVLDAVRRQLWTTFWIALAASGLLGLVFSEFIGRRVRRMSEAAAAIADGDFDQRLATGLVPDEIHELAESYNRMAAKLGEAFSALREREQEIATVVESLAEGVVAFDAAGTVRVINPEAAILFGLPEDREGLVGGRVTDLTRNPVILDVVDNALAGNRVSATAVLGERTVLLHGTPIDPADGHADGAVLLMGDVTEQKRIEEAQRRFVADASHEMRTPIAALQGLLELLTGGAKDDAEVRDDFLKTMSQEVERLGRLVADLLTLAQLEGGSLRLAREPVPVVEMLEELATVMQPLADRRGVALAVESPDGPLEADCDRDRIMQVLLGFVDNAVKHSATGETVTMSAALAAGRVRLSVTDRGPGIDPDAVPHLFDRFYRADQSRATRGTGLGLAIAKEIVEAHGSAITVTSSRGDGSTFSFDLPPAA